One window from the genome of Amycolatopsis sp. NBC_01480 encodes:
- a CDS encoding AAA family ATPase has translation MPRLIHLNGPSGIGKSTVARLYADRHSGALDLDTDQLLPLIGGWREDFSATLAVGRRLAVAMAETHLRAGHDVVLPQLATALHEVEGFEAAARNAGAEYREIVLTAPKQHAFDRYSARASIMDSSTRRHIDDILAERGGLRLLDRIHDHVAQYLALRPACTVLDTEGLDPEQTYAVVLNSLS, from the coding sequence ATGCCCCGACTGATCCACCTCAACGGCCCGTCCGGCATCGGGAAGTCCACCGTGGCCCGGCTCTACGCCGACCGCCACTCCGGCGCACTCGACCTCGACACCGACCAGCTGCTCCCGCTGATCGGCGGCTGGCGAGAGGACTTCTCGGCCACCTTGGCCGTCGGCCGCCGACTCGCCGTGGCCATGGCCGAAACCCACCTGCGCGCCGGCCACGACGTCGTCCTGCCCCAGCTGGCCACCGCCCTGCACGAGGTCGAAGGTTTCGAAGCCGCGGCCCGCAACGCCGGCGCCGAGTACCGCGAAATCGTCCTCACCGCACCGAAACAGCACGCCTTCGACCGCTACTCGGCCCGTGCGTCCATCATGGACTCCAGCACGCGCCGCCACATCGACGACATCCTCGCCGAGCGGGGCGGGCTCCGGCTGCTGGACCGGATCCACGATCACGTCGCCCAGTACCTCGCGCTCCGGCCCGCATGCACGGTCCTGGACACCGAGGGCCTCGACCCCGAGCAGACCTACGCCGTGGTTCTGAATTCCCTTTCGTAG
- a CDS encoding SDR family oxidoreductase translates to MSDLLELAGKTVIVTGASSGIGESTARLLHAAGANPVLAARRADRLAALSEELGGALAVPTDVTDPPQVRALVAATLDRHQRIDGLVNNAGASIQGAVADIDIAEYRRILDLNVASLVGVTQAVLPAMRAQGSGRIVNVSSGTTRRVATGVGAYAATKSAVNMLSAVLREELALEGIAVSLLLPSVTATEFGDGIFKLGVPPRPGMVVHRPEYVAGVVLRLLQTGEDTFDIPHGPEQPDVARVPS, encoded by the coding sequence ATGAGTGATCTTCTGGAGCTGGCCGGTAAGACCGTGATCGTTACGGGTGCCTCGTCCGGTATCGGCGAATCCACCGCGCGGTTACTGCATGCCGCCGGGGCGAACCCGGTGCTCGCCGCGCGTCGGGCCGACCGATTGGCGGCGTTGAGCGAGGAACTCGGCGGGGCGCTCGCCGTGCCCACCGACGTCACCGATCCCCCGCAGGTACGCGCTCTGGTCGCGGCCACGCTGGACCGGCACCAGCGCATCGACGGGCTGGTGAACAACGCCGGCGCCAGCATCCAGGGAGCGGTCGCCGACATCGACATCGCCGAGTACCGCCGGATTCTCGACCTGAACGTGGCCAGCCTGGTGGGCGTCACGCAGGCGGTCCTGCCGGCCATGCGGGCGCAGGGCTCCGGGCGGATCGTGAACGTCAGCTCGGGCACCACGCGCCGCGTCGCGACCGGTGTCGGCGCTTATGCGGCAACGAAGTCCGCGGTGAACATGCTCAGCGCGGTGCTGCGCGAAGAACTGGCTCTCGAGGGCATCGCGGTGTCCCTGCTGCTGCCCTCGGTCACCGCGACCGAGTTCGGTGACGGCATCTTCAAGCTGGGTGTCCCGCCCCGGCCGGGCATGGTGGTGCACCGTCCGGAGTACGTGGCGGGCGTGGTCCTCCGGCTGCTGCAAACCGGCGAGGACACCTTCGACATCCCCCACGGCCCGGAGCAGCCGGACGTCGCCCGCGTGCCCAGCTGA
- a CDS encoding undecaprenyl-diphosphate phosphatase, which yields MGWFEALVLGLVQGLTEFLPISSSAHLRIVAALAGWDDPGAGFTAVTQIGTELAVILYFAPKIGRILRAWFFSIYRKDWRQDPDARLGWLIIVGSLPIVVLGLLLQNQIDTAFRELRITATTLIVFGIVLLIADRVAKQRRTLDDLTVPHGLGFGFAQALALIPGVSRSGGTTSAGLLMGYTRADAAEYSFLLALPAVFGSGLYKLTDIGKNGETAQWGPTILATLVAFGVGYVVIAWLMSYIKTRSFVPFVVYRLALGVALFVLVFTGVLDPGAGPVGG from the coding sequence ATGGGGTGGTTCGAGGCGCTGGTGCTGGGCCTGGTGCAGGGGCTGACGGAGTTCCTGCCGATTTCCTCCAGCGCGCACCTGCGGATCGTCGCGGCGCTGGCCGGCTGGGACGACCCGGGGGCCGGCTTCACCGCGGTCACCCAGATCGGCACCGAGCTGGCCGTGATCCTGTACTTCGCGCCGAAGATCGGCCGGATCCTGCGGGCCTGGTTCTTCTCGATCTACCGGAAGGACTGGCGCCAGGACCCCGACGCCCGCCTCGGCTGGCTGATCATCGTCGGCTCGCTGCCGATCGTGGTGCTCGGCCTGCTGCTGCAGAACCAGATCGACACCGCGTTCCGCGAGTTGCGGATCACCGCCACGACGCTGATCGTGTTCGGCATCGTCCTGCTCATCGCCGACCGGGTGGCCAAGCAGCGGCGCACGCTCGACGACCTGACCGTGCCGCACGGCCTCGGCTTCGGCTTCGCCCAGGCGCTGGCGCTCATCCCCGGCGTCTCCCGCTCCGGCGGCACCACCAGCGCCGGGCTGCTGATGGGCTACACCCGGGCGGACGCGGCGGAGTACTCGTTCCTGCTCGCCCTGCCCGCGGTGTTCGGCTCGGGCCTGTACAAGCTCACCGACATCGGCAAGAACGGCGAAACCGCGCAGTGGGGCCCGACCATCCTGGCGACGCTGGTGGCGTTCGGCGTCGGCTATGTCGTGATCGCGTGGCTGATGTCCTACATCAAGACGCGCAGCTTCGTGCCGTTCGTGGTCTACCGGCTCGCGCTCGGCGTGGCGCTGTTCGTGCTGGTCTTCACCGGCGTGCTCGACCCCGGCGCGGGCCCGGTCGGCGGCTGA
- a CDS encoding LLM class F420-dependent oxidoreductase, giving the protein MHIGLSLGYGGAGGHTANPALAQRADALGYAVVWAAEAYGADAVTLLSWIAARTERIDVGSAVLQIPARSPAMTGMTAATLDTLSGGRFRLGLGVSGPQVSEGWHGVRFADPLGRTREYVEIVRVVQSRRRVRFEGEHFRLPLPDGPGTVLGLSFRPERKQVPVYLAAMGPGNLALAGEVADGWLPVFFSPEHAGEQLARIRSGAEKAGRTLDGFDVAPIVPLAVGEDWRSCADAVRAHAALYLGGMGSREQNFYNRLAARMGFEAEAAEVQEKYLARDYEGAKAAVPLEFLDATSLLGPVDRIAGRMTEFAGAGVTTLSVTPFGDTGGHGAALIAAAEAYERAGVA; this is encoded by the coding sequence GTGCACATCGGACTCAGCCTGGGGTACGGGGGCGCGGGGGGCCACACCGCGAATCCGGCCCTGGCGCAGCGGGCGGACGCGCTCGGCTACGCCGTGGTGTGGGCCGCCGAGGCCTACGGCGCCGATGCCGTCACACTGCTCAGCTGGATCGCCGCGCGCACCGAGCGGATCGACGTCGGCAGCGCCGTGCTGCAGATCCCGGCGCGCAGCCCGGCGATGACCGGCATGACGGCCGCGACGCTCGACACCCTGTCCGGCGGCCGGTTCCGGCTCGGGCTGGGCGTTTCCGGCCCGCAGGTGTCCGAAGGCTGGCACGGGGTCCGGTTCGCCGACCCGCTCGGGCGGACCCGGGAGTACGTCGAGATCGTCCGCGTGGTCCAGTCGCGCCGCCGGGTGCGGTTCGAGGGCGAGCACTTCCGGCTGCCGCTGCCGGACGGCCCGGGCACGGTGCTGGGCCTGTCTTTCCGGCCCGAGCGCAAGCAGGTCCCGGTGTACCTCGCCGCGATGGGCCCGGGCAATCTGGCGCTGGCCGGGGAGGTCGCCGACGGCTGGCTGCCGGTCTTCTTCTCCCCGGAGCACGCGGGCGAGCAGCTGGCCAGGATCCGTTCGGGCGCCGAGAAAGCGGGCCGAACGCTGGACGGCTTCGACGTCGCGCCGATCGTGCCGCTGGCCGTGGGGGAGGACTGGCGGTCCTGCGCCGACGCGGTGCGCGCCCACGCGGCGCTGTACCTCGGCGGCATGGGGAGCCGGGAGCAGAACTTCTACAACCGGCTCGCCGCGCGGATGGGCTTCGAGGCCGAGGCGGCCGAGGTGCAGGAGAAGTACCTGGCCCGCGACTACGAGGGCGCGAAGGCGGCCGTGCCGCTGGAGTTCCTCGACGCTACGTCGCTGCTCGGGCCGGTGGACCGGATCGCCGGGCGGATGACCGAGTTCGCCGGCGCGGGCGTGACGACTCTTTCGGTGACCCCGTTCGGGGACACCGGCGGGCACGGGGCGGCGCTGATCGCGGCCGCCGAGGCATACGAGCGAGCGGGAGTGGCTTGA
- a CDS encoding MarR family winged helix-turn-helix transcriptional regulator, with translation MENPAQEPSARWKSLPSWLLTQAAGHAHRLVADGFSAVHAHGYHYRLLATLEEFGPASQATLGRRSGIHLSDMVAAINDLAEQKLLERAPDPADRRRNVISLTTAGKRRLRRLEKQLAETQDKLLAPLSPTERQRLTELLSKLLDHHDQLS, from the coding sequence ATGGAGAACCCCGCCCAGGAGCCGTCCGCCCGGTGGAAGAGCCTGCCCAGCTGGCTGCTCACCCAGGCCGCCGGCCACGCGCATCGCCTGGTGGCTGACGGGTTCTCGGCCGTGCACGCCCACGGCTACCACTACCGCCTGCTGGCGACGCTGGAGGAGTTCGGCCCGGCCAGCCAGGCGACGCTCGGCCGCCGTAGCGGCATCCACCTCAGCGACATGGTCGCGGCGATCAACGATCTGGCCGAGCAAAAACTTCTCGAGCGCGCCCCGGACCCCGCCGACCGGCGGCGCAACGTCATCTCGCTGACCACCGCGGGCAAGCGGCGGTTGCGGCGGCTGGAAAAGCAGCTGGCCGAAACCCAGGACAAGCTGCTGGCTCCGCTGTCCCCCACGGAGCGACAACGGTTGACCGAGCTGCTGTCCAAGCTGCTCGACCACCACGATCAGCTAAGCTGA
- a CDS encoding DUF5703 family protein, whose product MTTVDEAVVEGDWEYRRLRLPPGVSRKAAMVQLSIHAEFAGWELRNVRLYADGTRRIWLRRKRTAADRLPGLST is encoded by the coding sequence ATGACGACGGTCGACGAGGCGGTGGTCGAAGGGGATTGGGAGTATCGCCGCCTGCGGCTGCCCCCCGGGGTGTCCCGCAAAGCGGCGATGGTCCAGCTGTCCATCCACGCCGAGTTCGCCGGCTGGGAGCTGCGCAACGTGCGCCTCTACGCCGACGGCACCCGGCGGATCTGGTTGCGCCGCAAGCGCACCGCCGCCGACCGGCTGCCCGGCCTCTCCACCTGA
- a CDS encoding aldo/keto reductase: MEKRQLGRSGLRVSRMGLGTMTWGSDTDADEAASQLVAFVDAGGTLVDTADIYAEGEAERLLGSLLGDLVPRDDIVLATKAVARRTEGPFGGGASRGALLSALEGSLRRLGTDHVDLWQLHAWDACVPIDETLSALEYAVNSGKARYVGVSNYAGWQLATAAARAAAVAPIVAAQFEYSLLERGIEREVVPAAGHHGIGLLPWAPLGRGVLTGKYRTGTPADSRGASSVFAGYVEHHRTDRAARIVQAVATAAEGLGTSPLVVALAWVRDRPGVVAPVVGARDTGQLTGSLSAEALNLPTAIRSALDDVSGIETGYPERGPH, encoded by the coding sequence GTGGAGAAGCGACAGTTGGGCCGTTCGGGTCTGCGGGTCTCGCGGATGGGCCTCGGCACGATGACCTGGGGCAGCGACACCGACGCCGACGAGGCGGCCAGCCAGCTCGTCGCGTTCGTCGACGCGGGCGGCACGCTCGTGGACACCGCCGACATCTACGCCGAGGGCGAGGCCGAGCGCCTGCTCGGCAGCCTGCTGGGCGACCTGGTGCCGCGCGACGACATCGTGCTCGCCACCAAGGCCGTCGCCCGCCGCACCGAGGGCCCGTTCGGCGGCGGCGCGTCCCGCGGGGCGCTGCTGTCCGCGCTGGAGGGCTCGCTGCGCCGGCTCGGCACCGACCACGTCGACCTCTGGCAGCTGCACGCGTGGGACGCGTGCGTGCCGATCGACGAGACGCTCTCGGCCCTCGAGTACGCCGTGAACAGCGGCAAGGCGCGCTACGTCGGCGTCTCCAACTACGCGGGCTGGCAGCTGGCCACGGCCGCCGCCCGGGCCGCCGCGGTCGCGCCGATCGTCGCCGCCCAGTTCGAGTATTCGTTGCTGGAGCGCGGAATCGAGCGCGAGGTGGTGCCGGCCGCCGGGCACCACGGGATCGGGCTGCTGCCGTGGGCGCCGCTCGGCCGGGGCGTGCTCACCGGCAAGTACCGCACCGGCACGCCCGCCGACTCGCGCGGCGCGTCCAGCGTTTTCGCCGGGTACGTGGAGCACCACCGCACCGACCGCGCGGCCCGGATCGTGCAGGCCGTCGCCACCGCCGCCGAGGGCCTCGGCACGTCGCCGCTGGTGGTGGCCCTGGCCTGGGTGCGCGACCGGCCGGGGGTGGTCGCGCCGGTGGTCGGCGCCCGCGACACCGGGCAGCTCACCGGGTCGCTCTCGGCCGAAGCGCTCAACCTGCCGACGGCCATCCGCAGCGCGCTCGACGACGTCAGCGGCATCGAGACCGGATACCCGGAACGGGGGCCGCATTGA
- a CDS encoding TetR/AcrR family transcriptional regulator, giving the protein MLEAARELFARRGIDVPMSTIARHAGVGAATLYRRFPTRAALVTEVFQDELAACASVVDDALADPDPWHGFSRMIEKVCTAQATDRGFTEAFLTAFPDAVDFERVRRRAEQGFAEVVRRAKASGELRADFHPSDLTVVLLANCGATTGIDPATAVATSRRLVAHFLRAFRTGSPGADTPLPPPAPLGLDQLPR; this is encoded by the coding sequence GTGCTCGAAGCGGCCCGCGAGCTGTTCGCGCGGCGCGGCATCGACGTGCCGATGAGCACGATCGCCCGGCACGCGGGGGTCGGCGCCGCCACGCTGTACCGGCGGTTCCCGACCCGGGCCGCGCTGGTCACCGAGGTGTTCCAGGACGAGCTGGCCGCGTGCGCCTCGGTGGTCGACGACGCGCTCGCGGACCCCGACCCGTGGCACGGCTTCAGCCGGATGATCGAGAAGGTCTGCACGGCGCAGGCCACCGACCGCGGCTTCACCGAAGCCTTCCTCACGGCCTTCCCGGACGCCGTCGACTTCGAACGCGTGCGCCGGCGGGCCGAGCAGGGCTTCGCCGAAGTCGTGCGGCGAGCCAAAGCCTCGGGGGAATTGCGCGCGGACTTCCACCCCAGCGACCTGACGGTGGTGCTACTGGCCAACTGCGGCGCCACCACCGGGATCGACCCGGCCACCGCGGTGGCCACCTCACGCCGGCTGGTGGCGCATTTCCTGCGCGCGTTCCGGACCGGCTCCCCCGGCGCGGACACTCCCCTGCCGCCACCGGCGCCGCTCGGGCTGGACCAGCTGCCCCGCTAG
- a CDS encoding YncE family protein, with translation MRRLTAVSRIAIPLAGALALSACSSSGQDNTDSLQVVNNPVAAKAAVSPAVSMKPAGQVLATSAVSALATDQQSHTLVVALAQPPSVQVYDLGSLGAPKITVPLPGPAESLSASGGQALASIPTKGVLARISLPGGQLRTEPVAGQPAAGVADGADTLVAVRDRKAVEVLANGAVTKTITGQLYSADDVIDTGQNVVVLDRLRTAVFSVDVNAGTMGEGLRAGDGAANAVADSYGRVLVTDARAGALLAFSTGPLILRQRYPVPGGVYGIAYDNQRSLAWVTLTGTNQVVGFDVRGGEPTEKYRFPTVRQPDSVGVDEQTGRVIVGSAAGEGTQVIQP, from the coding sequence GTGCGTCGGCTCACCGCCGTGTCGCGGATCGCGATCCCGCTGGCCGGTGCCCTGGCGCTGTCCGCGTGCTCGTCCAGCGGGCAGGACAACACCGACTCGCTGCAGGTGGTGAACAACCCCGTGGCGGCGAAGGCGGCCGTCTCCCCCGCGGTGAGCATGAAGCCCGCCGGCCAGGTGCTGGCGACGTCCGCGGTCTCCGCGCTGGCCACTGACCAGCAGAGCCACACGCTGGTCGTCGCGCTCGCGCAGCCGCCTTCGGTGCAGGTGTACGACCTCGGCTCGCTCGGCGCGCCCAAGATCACCGTGCCCCTGCCCGGGCCCGCCGAAAGCCTGTCGGCCTCCGGCGGCCAGGCGCTCGCGAGCATCCCGACGAAGGGTGTGCTGGCCCGGATCTCCTTGCCCGGCGGGCAGCTGCGCACCGAGCCGGTGGCCGGGCAGCCCGCGGCCGGCGTCGCCGACGGCGCGGACACACTCGTGGCCGTCCGCGACCGCAAGGCCGTCGAAGTGCTGGCGAACGGCGCGGTCACCAAGACCATCACCGGGCAGCTCTACAGCGCCGACGACGTGATCGACACCGGCCAGAACGTGGTGGTGCTGGACCGGCTGCGCACGGCCGTGTTCAGCGTCGACGTGAACGCCGGGACGATGGGCGAGGGCCTGCGCGCCGGGGATGGCGCCGCGAACGCCGTCGCCGACTCCTACGGCCGCGTGCTGGTCACCGACGCCCGCGCCGGCGCGCTGCTGGCGTTCTCCACCGGCCCGCTGATCCTGCGGCAGCGCTACCCGGTGCCGGGCGGGGTGTACGGCATCGCTTACGACAATCAGCGCAGCCTCGCGTGGGTCACGCTCACCGGCACCAACCAGGTGGTCGGGTTCGACGTCCGCGGCGGCGAGCCGACCGAGAAGTACCGTTTTCCGACCGTGCGCCAGCCGGACTCGGTGGGCGTGGACGAGCAGACCGGCCGGGTGATCGTGGGCTCGGCCGCCGGGGAAGGGACCCAGGTGATCCAGCCATGA
- a CDS encoding M3 family metallopeptidase, which yields MMSPENPFATPSELPYALPPFDRIAVEHYRPAFEEGLSRHSAEIEQIAGNAEEATFENTIVALERAGDLLDRVGGTFFNIVGSNATDEIQDIQAELAPRLAAHADAIHLNPRLFARISALHERRESLGLDAESLRLLERRHTDFSRAGAGLPEADQEQLRKLNGELSTLQTRFQQNLLRDTNDLAVVIDDAAELAGLDAGTIATAAETAADRGEEGKYVLSLILPTAQAALESLENRAVRERLFTASVSRGNRGNEQDNNAVAAEIVRLRAERAALLGYPNHAAYVISDETAKTAEAATGLLERLAPVAVANARTEAAELQRHLEADVPGATLKAWDWAFYAEKVRRERYQVDTAALRPYFELNRVLHDGVFFAASRLYGLSFTERHDLPKYHPEVRIFEVFDADGSGLGLFLMDYYARESKRGGAWMNNFVDQSGLLGAKTVVVNVLNVNRPPAGEPTLLTFDEVTTAFHEFGHALHSLLSGVEFPAFSGTNVPRDFVEYPSQVNEMWMLWPEVLANYAKHHETGEPLPAEQVAKLEAAAQYGEGFKTTEYLAASLLDLAWHRLGVDDRVEDVQRFEADALEKAGVALESVPPRYRTTYFNHVFGGGYSAGYYSYIWSEVLDADTVLWFTENGGLKRENGDHFRGTLLGRGGSVDPMAAFSAFRGREPEIEPLLKRRGLAGA from the coding sequence ATGATGTCGCCGGAGAACCCGTTCGCCACCCCGAGCGAGCTGCCCTACGCCCTGCCGCCCTTCGACCGGATCGCGGTGGAGCACTATCGCCCCGCGTTCGAAGAGGGGCTGAGCCGGCACAGCGCCGAGATCGAGCAGATCGCGGGCAACGCCGAAGAAGCCACGTTCGAGAACACCATCGTCGCGCTGGAGCGGGCCGGTGACCTGCTCGACCGCGTCGGCGGCACGTTCTTCAACATCGTGGGCTCCAACGCCACCGACGAGATCCAGGACATCCAGGCCGAGCTGGCCCCGCGGCTGGCCGCGCACGCCGACGCGATCCACCTGAACCCGCGGCTGTTCGCCCGGATCAGCGCGCTGCACGAGCGCCGCGAAAGCCTGGGCCTGGACGCGGAGTCGCTGCGGCTGCTGGAACGCCGCCACACCGACTTCAGCCGCGCCGGCGCCGGCCTGCCCGAGGCGGACCAGGAGCAGCTGCGCAAGCTGAACGGCGAGCTGTCCACGCTGCAGACCCGGTTCCAGCAGAACCTGCTGCGCGACACCAACGACCTGGCCGTGGTGATCGACGACGCCGCCGAGCTGGCCGGCCTGGACGCGGGCACCATCGCGACCGCCGCCGAGACCGCCGCGGACCGCGGCGAGGAGGGCAAGTACGTCCTCAGCCTGATCCTGCCGACCGCGCAGGCGGCCCTGGAGTCGCTGGAGAACCGCGCGGTGCGCGAGCGCCTCTTCACCGCTTCGGTCTCCCGCGGCAACCGCGGCAACGAGCAGGACAACAACGCGGTGGCCGCCGAGATCGTCCGCCTGCGCGCCGAGCGCGCGGCCCTGCTCGGCTACCCGAACCACGCCGCGTACGTGATCTCGGACGAGACGGCCAAGACCGCCGAGGCCGCCACCGGGCTGCTGGAGCGCCTGGCCCCGGTCGCCGTCGCGAACGCGCGCACCGAGGCGGCCGAGCTGCAGCGTCACCTCGAGGCCGACGTGCCTGGCGCGACCCTGAAAGCGTGGGACTGGGCGTTTTACGCCGAGAAGGTCCGCCGTGAGCGCTACCAGGTCGACACCGCCGCGCTGCGGCCGTACTTCGAGCTGAACCGCGTGCTGCACGACGGCGTCTTCTTCGCCGCCAGCCGGCTGTACGGGCTGAGCTTCACCGAGCGCCACGACCTGCCGAAGTACCACCCCGAGGTGCGGATCTTCGAGGTCTTCGACGCCGACGGCAGCGGCCTCGGGCTGTTCCTGATGGACTATTACGCGCGTGAGTCCAAGCGCGGCGGCGCGTGGATGAACAACTTCGTGGACCAGTCCGGGCTGCTGGGCGCCAAGACGGTCGTGGTGAACGTGCTCAACGTGAACCGGCCGCCGGCGGGGGAGCCGACCCTGCTGACCTTCGACGAGGTCACCACCGCGTTCCACGAGTTCGGGCACGCGCTGCACTCGCTGCTGTCCGGGGTGGAGTTCCCGGCCTTCTCCGGCACCAACGTGCCGCGCGACTTCGTGGAATACCCCTCGCAGGTCAACGAGATGTGGATGCTGTGGCCCGAGGTGCTCGCGAACTACGCGAAGCACCACGAGACGGGGGAGCCCCTCCCGGCCGAGCAGGTTGCGAAGCTGGAGGCCGCCGCGCAGTACGGCGAGGGCTTCAAGACCACCGAGTACCTGGCCGCGTCGCTGCTCGACCTGGCCTGGCACCGGCTCGGCGTGGACGACCGCGTCGAGGACGTCCAGCGCTTCGAGGCCGACGCGCTGGAGAAGGCCGGCGTCGCGCTGGAGAGCGTGCCGCCGCGCTACCGGACCACGTACTTCAACCACGTCTTCGGCGGCGGCTACAGCGCCGGGTACTACTCCTACATCTGGAGCGAGGTGCTCGACGCCGACACCGTGCTGTGGTTCACCGAGAACGGCGGCCTCAAGCGCGAGAACGGCGACCACTTCCGCGGCACCCTCCTGGGCCGCGGCGGCAGCGTCGACCCGATGGCGGCGTTCAGCGCCTTCCGCGGCCGCGAGCCGGAGATCGAGCCGCTGCTCAAGCGGCGCGGCCTCGCCGGTGCCTGA
- a CDS encoding epoxide hydrolase family protein, giving the protein MIKPFRIAIPQAGLDDLADRLSRTRWPNEVADAGWDYGFPLARLRELAEYWRTGYDWRAHEAKFNELPHFTTEIEGQNIHFVHVRSSRSDALALILTHGWPGSFVEFLEVIEPLSREFHLVIPSIPGFGFSGPTHERGWDAARTARAWFELMRRLGYERYGAQGGDFGAGISLALGALAPEHVVGVHVNYLPTRPEPGVELSEVDEARLDKVRQLMANRPPYQALQALTPQTIGYALTDSPVGQLVWIAERFAQWTDPATPVGDDRLLTDVSLYWLTATAASSGRFHHDTSRGSGLPCRVPLGVAVFPHDITLSVRPLAERHYDIRHWSEFERGGHFAAMEVPELLAGDVRDFFLALVE; this is encoded by the coding sequence ATGATCAAGCCGTTCCGCATCGCCATCCCCCAGGCCGGCCTCGACGACCTGGCCGACCGGCTCTCCCGCACCCGCTGGCCCAACGAGGTCGCCGACGCCGGGTGGGACTACGGCTTCCCGCTGGCGCGGCTGAGGGAACTGGCCGAATACTGGCGCACCGGCTACGACTGGCGTGCGCACGAGGCGAAGTTCAACGAGCTGCCGCACTTCACCACCGAGATCGAGGGCCAGAACATCCACTTCGTCCACGTCCGCTCGTCGAGATCGGACGCGCTGGCGCTGATCCTCACCCACGGCTGGCCCGGTTCGTTCGTGGAGTTCCTCGAGGTGATCGAGCCGCTCTCGCGCGAATTCCACCTGGTGATCCCGTCCATCCCCGGCTTCGGGTTCTCCGGCCCGACCCACGAGCGCGGCTGGGACGCCGCCCGGACCGCGCGGGCCTGGTTCGAGCTGATGCGCCGCCTGGGGTACGAGCGCTACGGCGCGCAGGGCGGCGACTTCGGCGCCGGCATCTCCCTCGCGCTCGGCGCCCTCGCGCCCGAGCACGTCGTCGGGGTGCACGTCAATTACCTGCCGACCCGGCCGGAGCCCGGCGTCGAGCTGTCCGAAGTGGACGAGGCCCGGCTGGACAAGGTCCGGCAGCTGATGGCGAACCGGCCGCCGTACCAAGCCTTGCAGGCGCTCACCCCGCAGACGATCGGCTACGCGCTGACCGACTCGCCGGTCGGCCAGCTGGTCTGGATAGCCGAGCGGTTCGCCCAGTGGACCGACCCCGCCACGCCGGTCGGCGACGATCGGCTGCTCACCGACGTCTCGCTGTACTGGCTGACCGCGACCGCCGCGTCGTCGGGCCGGTTTCACCACGACACGTCCCGGGGGAGTGGGCTGCCGTGCCGGGTGCCGCTCGGCGTGGCGGTGTTCCCGCACGACATCACGCTGTCCGTGCGGCCGCTGGCCGAGCGGCACTACGACATCAGGCACTGGTCGGAGTTCGAGCGCGGCGGCCACTTCGCCGCGATGGAGGTGCCGGAGCTGCTCGCCGGCGACGTCCGGGACTTCTTCCTGGCCCTCGTCGAGTGA
- a CDS encoding histidine phosphatase family protein encodes MSTVILLRHGKSTANGSGVLAGRTPKVGLDDTGRAQAEKLVERLAGVPVAELVVSPMLRCKQTVTPLAAERGLAKTVEARLSEVDYGEWTGRELKTLVKEPLWRVVQGHPSAAVFPGGEGLASMQSRAVAAIRAHDARITAEHGDHAVWIACSHGDVIKAILADALGQHLDAFQRIVVDPASVSVIRYTETRPFVLRVNDNGGSLAGIAPPPPKAKAKRGRKTKAGESDAVVGGSTGH; translated from the coding sequence GTGAGTACGGTCATCTTGCTGCGGCACGGGAAGTCCACCGCCAACGGCTCGGGGGTGCTGGCCGGCCGCACGCCGAAGGTGGGCCTCGACGACACCGGCCGGGCCCAGGCGGAAAAGCTGGTGGAGCGCCTGGCCGGGGTGCCGGTGGCGGAGCTGGTGGTCTCGCCGATGCTGCGCTGCAAGCAGACCGTCACCCCGCTCGCGGCCGAGCGCGGGCTGGCCAAGACCGTCGAGGCCCGGCTGTCCGAAGTGGACTACGGCGAGTGGACCGGCCGGGAGCTGAAGACGCTGGTCAAGGAGCCGCTGTGGCGCGTGGTGCAGGGGCACCCGTCCGCCGCGGTGTTCCCCGGCGGTGAAGGGCTGGCCTCGATGCAGAGCCGGGCCGTCGCCGCCATTCGCGCGCACGACGCCCGGATCACCGCCGAGCACGGCGACCACGCGGTGTGGATCGCGTGCAGCCACGGCGACGTGATCAAGGCGATCCTGGCCGACGCGCTCGGCCAGCACCTCGACGCGTTCCAGCGGATCGTGGTGGACCCCGCGTCGGTGTCGGTGATCCGCTACACCGAGACCCGCCCGTTCGTGCTGCGCGTCAACGACAACGGCGGCAGCCTGGCCGGCATCGCCCCGCCACCGCCGAAAGCCAAGGCCAAGCGCGGCCGCAAGACAAAGGCGGGCGAAAGCGACGCAGTGGTCGGCGGCAGCACCGGGCACTGA